One genomic window of Cannabis sativa cultivar Pink pepper isolate KNU-18-1 chromosome 2, ASM2916894v1, whole genome shotgun sequence includes the following:
- the LOC115720828 gene encoding transmembrane 9 superfamily member 5 — protein MADSATIHSKPLLRNLLQVQFLLKKTFLIIILIAHSASALPNNHRYNVGDSVPFFVNKLGPLNNPSETYQYYDLPFCHPDPIIRKKETIGEVLNGDRLTNSLYELNFREEKIHKTLCHKKLKVAEIAKFRDAVIRDFYFQMYYDDLPLWAYVGKVEENWNIEQNTTKYYIFTHVQFDAVYNDNQVIEIQAFSDPNHVLDITEDVEIDDVEFTYSVNWNVTSVKFENRMNRYSKASLSPIRQKIHWFSFINSIVIIFLLMGFLIMLIMRHLNNDLRKCSNIDEEEDKEVGWKHIHGDVFRCPPNMPLFSAVIGTGTQFLTVICILFFLALFGVLYPYNRGALLTSLAIVYALTFVVAGYTSAAFHSQFSETGWERSVLLTGVLYVGPLFVTVSIVNTVAIAKGTTAALPFGTILVVLLLYFFLAIPLLAFGGLIGHRFRSDFSAPCATKPYPREIPPLAWYRKTPTQMFIGGLLPFSAIVLQLHHLYASIWGYKIYTLPGILFITFAILVVLTAILSIVLTYVQLSAEDHQWWWRSVLCGGSTAIFMFGYGIFFYLRSNMDGLMQLCSFIGYNACICYAFFLLLGSVSFRASLIFVRFVYRAVKSE, from the exons ATGGCGGATTCTGCCACAATACACAGTAAACCCCTTTTGAGGAATCTTCTCCAAGTCCAATTTCTGTTAAAGAAgacatttttaattataatactcATAGCTCATTCAGCTTCTGCTTTACCCAACAATCACCGCTACAATGTAGGAGATTCTGTACCCTTCTTCGTCAACAAGCTTGGACCTTTGAACAACCCCAG TGAAACCTACCAATACTATGATTTGCCATTCTGCCATCCAG ATCCTATAATTCGAAAAAAGGAAACTATTGGTGAAGTTCTGAATGGTGATCGTTTGACAAACTCGTTATATGAATTAAATTTCCGTGaggaaaaaattcacaaaacccTATGCCATAAAAAGCTTAAAGTTGCCGAAATCGCCAAGTTCAGGGATGCTGTGATTAGAGACTTTTACTTTCAGATGTATTACGATGACCTTCCTTTGTGGGCATATGTTGGAAAAGTCGAAGAGAATTGGAATATCGAGCAGAATACAACCAAGTATTATATATTTACACATGTTCAGTTCGATGCTGTTTACAATGACAACCAAGTTATCGAAATTCAAGCTTTTAGTGATCCTAATCATGTTCTGGACATAACTGAAGATGTTGAAATCGATGATGTTGAGTTCACTTATTCTGTCAACTGGAATGTGACTTCGGTTAAGTTCGAGAACAGAATGAACAGATACTCAAAGGCTTCTTTATCGCCAATTCGTCAGAAAATACATtggttttcttttattaattcaATTGTCATCATTTTTCTCTTGATGGGATTTCTTATCATGCTTATCATGAGGCATCTGAATAATGATCTGAGAAA GTGTTCTAAtattgatgaagaagaagacaaGGAGGTTGGATGGAAACATATTCATGGTGATGTATTTAGATGTCCTCCTAATATGCCATTGTTTAGTGCTGTCATTGGCACTGGAACCCAGTTTCTGACTGT GATTTGCATCTTATTTTTTCTGGCATTATTCGGAGTCTTATATCCTTACAATCGCGGAGCGCTCTTAACTTCTCTAGCCATTGTATACGCTCTGACATTCGTGGTTGCTGGCTACACTTCTGCCGCTTTCCACAGTCAATTTTCCGAGACTGGATGG GAAAGGAGTGTTCTTTTGACGGGAGTTCTCTACGTGGGCCCGTTGTTCGTGACAGTCTCTATCGTTAATACGGTTGCAATAGCTAAGGGGACTACTGCTGCACTTCCATTTGGCACCATTCTAGTTGTTCTTCTTTTATACTTCTTTCTTGCCATCCCTTTGCTCGCCTTTGGGGGGCTAATCGGGCATCGTTTCAGATCAGACTTTTCAGCGCCTTGTGCTACAAAACCGTACCCGAGAGAGATTCCCCCATTAGCTTGGTACAGGAAAACACCTACTCAAATGTTCATCGGCGGTCTTTTACCTTTCAGCGCGATTGTTCTTCAATTACACCATTTGTATGCAAGCATATGGGGATACAAGATATACACATTGCCGGGCATTTTGTTTATTACGTTCGCTATCCTCGTCGTTCTAACCGCTATCTTAAGCATTGTTTTGACATATGTTCAACTTTCTGCTGAAGACCACCAATGGTGGTGGAG ATCGGTGTTGTGTGGGGGCTCAACCGCGATTTTCATGTTTGGTTATGGCATTTTCTTCTATCTCAGGTCGAATATGGACGGTCTCATGCAACTTTGCTCCTTTATAGGTTACAATGCATGCATATGCTACGCGTTCTTCCTCTTGCTCGGCTCAGTTAGTTTTCGTGCTTCCTTGATCTTTGTTCGATTCGTATATCGCGCTGTTAAAAGTGAATGA
- the LOC115719123 gene encoding 2S seed storage albumin protein-like — protein MAKISSSTLALFAALMLVAHAVAFRTTITTVETDDVENYSRSGSEQECRRQRQDLNHCRMYMREKMHGRFEEEDEIGNYSQHLDQCCSQLRNVNERCRCPALEMEIQKEQGQDKQRMMESARNIPSMCGMQPRTCQFHSRYY, from the coding sequence ATGGCAAAAATCTCATCATCCACTCTAGCTTTGTTCGCAGCTTTAATGTTGGTGGCTCATGCAGTTGCCTTCCGAACCACGATCACCACTGTAGAAACTGACGATGTTGAAAACTACAGTCGATCAGGTTCGGAACAGGAATGCAGGCGACAGAGACAGGACCTGAACCACTGCAGAATGTACATGAGGGAGAAGATGCACGGGCGGTTTGAGGAAGAAGATGAGATCGGGAACTACAGCCAGCATCTGGATCAGTGCTGTAGCCAGTTGAGGAATGTCAACGAGAGGTGCCGTTGCCCCGCGTTGGAGATGGAGATTCAGAAGGAGCAGGGTCAGGATAAGCAGAGGATGATGGAGAGTGCTAGGAATATTCCATCTATGTGTGGCATGCAGCCTAGAACTTGCCAATTCCATTCTCGTTACTATTGA